The Candidatus Tectomicrobia bacterium sequence AGCCGGCCAGGACGGCGAGGGGCCTGGGGTCGGGGCCTTCGAAGGGGTATCGCGGCGGCGCGCCAGCGGCGGATTCCATCAGCGGCGTTCACCCCCCGAGGTTGTGGCCATCTCCCTCTCCCTCCGGGAGAGGGCCGGGGTGAGGGAGACTTTGCAGGACGAGCCTTAAGCCCACCTTGGGCAGGGCAGCCGCGGGGCTGCCCCTACACCCTCACCCCCTTCCCCTCTCCCAGGGGGGGAGGGGAGCCGTTGGCATTTGCCCGGTTGCACAGGCCCGCAAGGAAGTTCCTCGGGCCCTGCTCCGCGCCCTTACCCCGCATCGGCGAGGGCCGCCTCGAAGGCGCGGAGGTCCGCTTCGCTGAAGAGGACGAACTCGATGCGGCGGAGGGTGCCTTCTTCCCGGGCGAGGTGCCCGGCGGCGGCGCGGAGCATGCGCCCGGCCGCCCGGGCGGCGGGGAGCCCTCCCACGCCGGTGCCGATGGCGGGAAAGGCGATGCTGGTGAGCTTGAGCTCCTCGGCCCGGCGGAGGCTGGCCCGGGTGCAAGCCTCGACGAGGTCCTCCGAGGTCCGCAGGTCCTGTCCCATGCCAGCCGCGTGGATGACGTAGCGGGCCTTGAGCGCCCCCGCCCCGGTGGCGACCGCCTCACCCACGGGGATGGGCCCCTTGGCCACGGCCTCCTCCTCGATGGAGGCGCCGCCCTTGCGCTTGATGGCGCCCGCGACCCCCGCCCCCATCCAGAGGTGGTTGTTGGCGGCGTTCACGACGGCGTCGGCCGCGCTCTCGGTGATGTCGCCTTGGGAGAGGGAGATGAGGCCCCTGCCGATGCGCTTTTCTCGCATGGGAGGAATCCCGCCGGCCGGCGGGGGCGGAAGGCTCCCCCGGCGGTACGGGCTAGAAGGGCTTTTCCTCGGTGCCGCCGGCCCGGGGGACGGACGCGGAGGCCCGGACGCCGTCCGAGGAGACGGCGGAACCGTTCTCCTCCGGCTTGCCGTCCACCAGCTCGCGGAGCTCTTTGCCCGCCTTGAAGAAGGGGACTTTCTTGGGCGGGATGGCCACCTTGTCGCCCGTCCGGGGGTTCCGCCCGTCGCGGCTCTCGCGGGAGCGCACCCGGAAGCTGCCGAAGCCCCTCAGCTCCACCTTGTCGGAGCCGGCGAGCGACTGGATGATGCTCCCGAAGACGATGTTGACCACGCGCTCGGTGTCTTTCTTCGTGAGGTTGATCTTCGCGGCGATCCGCTCCACCAGCTCCGCCTTGGTCATGGGAAACGGCAACCTCCATGGCGAGTGCGACGGTCGCGGGGCCCGCCCTCTGCCTTCCGGGCGGCGGGAAATCGGTTGCCGTGCGGCTCCCTCGCGGCGACGGTCACGAAAGTCTCCACATATACTCTAGCACGGCGGGCGTCCCTCCGAAAAAGCGCCCGCCCTCCGTCCCGAACCATCCGGACCACGGCCCGGCCCAGTTCTGCAGGAGGCTCCAGAGGCCCGCCTCCGGCTTCAGCTCGATGAGCCGGGGCTCGCCCTTGATGCCGCCGAGCCGGGCCGCCTCCAGGATCGCCTCGCGCTCGGTGCCCAGCGCATCGACGAGGCCTATCTCCTTCGCGCGCTCGCCGCTGTAGATGCTCCCGTCGGCGATCTCGCGCACCCTCTCCTGCGGCATCTTGCGGCCTTCCGCCACCGCGCGGACGAACTGGGCGTACGTGTCGTCCACCAGCCGCTGGAGGATCTCCCTGTCCTTGTCCGTCATCGGGCGGAAGGGCGAGGCCACATCCTTGTTCGGCCCGCTCTTGATCACGTTCATGCGAAGCCCGAGCGTCCCCATGGCCTTCTGGACGTCGGGCAGGACCATCACGACCCCGATGCTCCCGGTGATGGTGCCGGGATTGGCGTAGATCTTGTCGGCCGCCGCCGCCACGTAGTAGCCGCCCGAGGCGGCCACGCTCCCCATGGAGGCGACCACCTTGACGCCCG is a genomic window containing:
- a CDS encoding macro domain-containing protein codes for the protein MREKRIGRGLISLSQGDITESAADAVVNAANNHLWMGAGVAGAIKRKGGASIEEEAVAKGPIPVGEAVATGAGALKARYVIHAAGMGQDLRTSEDLVEACTRASLRRAEELKLTSIAFPAIGTGVGGLPAARAAGRMLRAAAGHLAREEGTLRRIEFVLFSEADLRAFEAALADAG
- a CDS encoding integration host factor subunit beta; translated protein: MTKAELVERIAAKINLTKKDTERVVNIVFGSIIQSLAGSDKVELRGFGSFRVRSRESRDGRNPRTGDKVAIPPKKVPFFKAGKELRELVDGKPEENGSAVSSDGVRASASVPRAGGTEEKPF
- the sppA gene encoding signal peptide peptidase SppA, whose amino-acid sequence is MRRSLPRGVLLSLIAFLVVAGGVWAFSRLLVESLLGDPDADGAGQPEAVAILRIQGGIFDARAAVRSLERLGRRPGVKAVLLRIDSPGGAVSPTQEIYQEVLRLRKAGVKVVASMGSVAASGGYYVAAAADKIYANPGTITGSIGVVMVLPDVQKAMGTLGLRMNVIKSGPNKDVASPFRPMTDKDREILQRLVDDTYAQFVRAVAEGRKMPQERVREIADGSIYSGERAKEIGLVDALGTEREAILEAARLGGIKGEPRLIELKPEAGLWSLLQNWAGPWSGWFGTEGGRFFGGTPAVLEYMWRLS